TGATAGTAACAAATATTAACTTTTGTTACAAATAGTTGATTTTAAACTACAAAAAAGTTAAGTACTGCTACGGCTAACACTAGGGCAACCCAAATGCCTGAACCAATATAGAGTAATGATTTGGACTGTTGCCAATTTTGGGGAGAGGCGTAGGCGACAGGA
The window above is part of the Cyanobacterium sp. T60_A2020_053 genome. Proteins encoded here:
- the psbZ gene encoding photosystem II reaction center protein PsbZ; the protein is MGVIFQLLLTALVLFSFIMIVYVPVAYASPQNWQQSKSLLYIGSGIWVALVLAVAVLNFFVV